A section of the Armigeres subalbatus isolate Guangzhou_Male unplaced genomic scaffold, GZ_Asu_2 Contig1511, whole genome shotgun sequence genome encodes:
- the LOC134202902 gene encoding cytochrome b-c1 complex subunit 7-like yields the protein MSYVARKGPRVASALGRWAYNLSGFNQYGLHRDDCLYEDSDVKEAIRRLPEKVKDERNYRIMRALNLSMTKTILPKEQWTKYEEDLKYLEPYLEEVKRERDEIAKWEANK from the exons ATGTCCTACGTTGCCAGGAAAGGACCGCGAGTCGCTT CTGCACTCGGGCGATGGGCCTACAATCTGTCCGGATTCAACCAGTACG GACTGCACCGTGACGATTGTTTGTACGAGGATAGTGACGTGAAGGAAGCGATCCGCCGTCTACCGGAGAAAGTGAAGGATGAGCGCAACTATCGCATTATGCGGGCGTTGAACCTCTCAATGACCAAGACCATCCTGCCCAAAGAACAGTGGACCAAGTATGAGGAGGACTTGAAGTATCTGGAACCATACCTGGAGGAAGTCAAGCGCGAGCGGGACGAGATTGCCAAATGGGAAGCTAACAAGTAG